A stretch of Methanosphaerula palustris E1-9c DNA encodes these proteins:
- a CDS encoding CxxC-x17-CxxC domain-containing protein, translating into MSERSFGGPRNFGPREMTKTVCSDCGKECEVPFKPTEGRPVYCRDCLVNHRTPRF; encoded by the coding sequence ATGAGCGAAAGAAGTTTTGGTGGTCCAAGGAACTTTGGTCCCAGAGAGATGACAAAGACAGTCTGTTCAGATTGCGGAAAAGAGTGCGAAGTTCCATTTAAGCCAACCGAAGGAAGACCTGTTTACTGCAGGGATTGCCTGGTAAATCACAGAACACCCAGATTCTAA